The following proteins are encoded in a genomic region of Nicotiana sylvestris chromosome 4, ASM39365v2, whole genome shotgun sequence:
- the LOC104226880 gene encoding uncharacterized protein, which produces MSKTLVQPIGQKRLTNVAVVRLKKHGNRFEIACYKNKVLSWRSGVEKDLDEVLQSQTVYSNVSKGVLAKSKDLIAAFGTDDQSKICLEILDKGELQVAGKERESQFSSQFRDIATIVMQKTINPETQRPYTISMIERLMHEIHFAVDPNSSSKKQALEVIRELQKHYPIKRAPMRLRIHVPEQRSPSVLDKLKEWNASIVSREESGSQHSIICEIEPSLFRDCDALIRNLQGRLEILAVNVHVEGDTFVDQYDDHEDEPSSLRKDSTGSVLQLSEKMQKQTISSESGNSRGEVKLNKPATTGSSEGEVKLNKCTTCNAVVGDSKEYREHFKSDWHKHNLRRKTRQLPPLTVEECMADLELGDSKADLKEYSF; this is translated from the exons ATGTCGAAAACACTGGTACAGCCGATAGGCCAAAAGCGACTTACGAATGTCGCCGTTGTGCGTCTCAAGAAGCACGGTAATCGGTTTGAAATCGCCTGTTATAAGAATAAAGTCCTCTCATGGCGTTCTGgcgt AGAGAAAGACTTGGATGAAGTGTTGCAGTCACAAACTGTATACTCAAATGTGTCTAAGGGTGTACTTGCTAAGTCTAAAGATTTGATTGCTGCTTTTGGAACTGATGATCAGTCCAAAATCTGCCTGGAG ATTTTGGACAAAGGAGAGCTGCAAGTTGCAGGAAAGGAGAGGGAATCACAGTTTTCAAGCCAGTTCAGGGATATTGCTACTATAGTTATGCAGAAGACAATCAACCCTGAAACTCAGCGTCCATATACAATTAGCATGATTGAGCGGCTGATGCATGAAATCCATTTTGCTGTTGATCCAAATAGCAGCTCAAAGAAACAG GCACTAGAGGTCATTCGGGAGCTTCAAAAGCACTACCCCATTAAACGGGCTCCCATGAGGCTGAGGATACATGTACCGGAACAGAGGAGCCCTTCCGTGTTGGACAAACTGAAGGAATGGAATGCCTCCATTGTGTCAAGAGAAGAATCTGGAAGTCAGCACTCCATA ATTTGTGAGATTGAACCTAGTCTTTTCCGGGACTGTGATGCCTTGATCAGGAATTTACAGGGGAGGTTGGAAATTCTTGCAGTCAATGTACATGTGGAAGGAGATACCTTTGTTGATCAGTACGATGATCACGAGGACGAGCCATCAAGTTTACGGAAGGATTCTACAGGTTCTGTCCTTCAGCTGAGTGAGAAAATGCAAAAGCAGACCATTTCTTCAGAAAGTGGCAATTCTAGGGGAGAAGTAAAACTGAACAAACCTGCCACAACTGGGAGTTCCGAGGGTGAAGTAAAACTGAACAAGTGCACTACTTGCAACGCTGTTGTGGGAGATTCAAAAGAATACAGAGAGCATTTTAAGAGTGACTGGCATAAGCATAATCTTAGGCGAAAAACTAGGCAACTTCCTCCACTTACAGTGGAAGAATGTATGGCAGACCTGGAACTTGGAGACTCGAAGGCTGATCTTAAAGAATATTCATTTTAA